From one Candidatus Nitrospira nitrosa genomic stretch:
- a CDS encoding response regulator, whose product MNQTNPKPILVAVTDLFFYTKVRDALRQPDYQLEKVRVQQDIIDKTLAVSPRAIILNMNDLTINAFHALEQLKADPRLKDIPTLAFANHEEVEAWNRARALGVTKVVSRNEFSARTRELVEEVINSSVFKS is encoded by the coding sequence ATGAACCAAACAAACCCCAAACCCATTCTTGTGGCCGTGACTGATCTCTTCTTCTACACCAAAGTCCGCGATGCATTGCGCCAACCGGACTATCAGCTTGAAAAAGTTCGCGTGCAGCAGGATATTATCGATAAAACCCTTGCGGTGAGCCCCAGGGCTATCATCCTCAATATGAACGACTTGACCATTAATGCCTTTCACGCATTGGAACAGCTCAAAGCGGATCCACGACTGAAAGATATTCCAACCCTGGCCTTTGCCAATCACGAAGAGGTCGAAGCTTGGAATCGTGCAAGAGCGCTCGGTGTGACGAAGGTCGTCTCCCGCAATGAATTTTCAGCCCGAACCAGAGAGTTGGTTGAAGAGGTCATCAACTCCTCAGTCTTCAAGTCATAA